The genomic interval GACGaggcggtggcggcggcggcttCAACAGATACCAAGACCAAGGCCCTCCGGAGTCAGTCATCCCTCTCGGCCACTACGGCTGGACCGTGCAGGACGACCTTGTGTGCAAAGTTGACATTGAAGACGTTCCCTACTTCAACGCACCTATATTCCTAGAAAACAAGGAACAGATTGGTAAAATCGACGAGATATTCGGCAATTTACGCGACTATTACGTGTCGGTGAAACTTGGCGAGAATATTAAGGCGAAGAGTTTTAAGGATGGGCAACAGTTTTTCATTGATCCCGCAAAGTTATTACCTTTGAAGAGGTTTTTGCCGCAGCCTCCAGGGGCTAAGCGTGGCGGAGGAAGAGGCGGCGGTCGTGGAGGTCGAGGTGGTGGGGGTGGGTTTAACAGAGGCGGACGTGGCGGAGGTGGTTTCGGCcgaggtggtggtggtggtggtggctTTGGCCGTGGTGGTGGCGGTGGTGGCTTCGGGCGAGGTGGAGGTGGCGGCTTCGGTCGAGGCGGCGGCGGAGGTGGATTCGGTAGAGGCGGTGGTGGTGGCTTCGGTCGCGGCGGCGGCGGACGAGGCGGTGGCTTTAGAGGCGGCCGATGATAGTAGTAATATAATGTGGATTGTCAATGTTCCATGCGTTATAGTGACTTTGAGGAGACGAGAGATTATTGTCACATGTTTTTTATGAAGTGTATAAATGTGGATGAagtgaaaaattaataatatgtttatattAACAATGGATGTTGGAAATTCTATGGTACATAATTAAACTGTTCAGTTTACAATGTTCAAGTTTTGTTTTAAACATCCTAACATCagtataatgtttatttttaataattccatCATCTTGCTGGGGATgtatattatttcttttatattttttgagttTATGATTCAATAGCACTTGTAtgagtaaaaaaatgtttttatttccaTGAAGATGATTGTGacaatatatgtataattgCTCTTACATAAAATTGCTCTTAGGTTGATATCTAGCATACTTTGATTTAGCTCAGACCTGAgttgacacaaagttaaaacAAGACTTTATGTTCACATATAAATATGTCtcattttaagtttttgttttaagtCTAAACAAACTCAAAGATGCTACGTAGTTCTCAGCCTAAGGCAATTGGCactcttaatatttttatgataatgtgACTTTCCCAGTAGTAAAAAAccagctaagtgcgagtcagacttgcacttgggtattttttccgacattttgctcgataaatcaaaaactattatgctacAAAAAATGATTCATGCAAGGCATGGACAATCTGGATTCAAAAAAGCGCCCTcgccgtaaaaatattatttagctcCCTTATTATACAATCTACTATTTCATGATGGTTTTTTTACTTAGGTAGGGTGTGGAAGAgctttaaaaaaccttaaatgttcaaataatttatattcataACTTATATCCATCATAATATAcacaaatacttaaatattagcGCATTATTCTAAATTCTCCAACTCTCCTTTATTGGGTGTAGGTGTGAAGTCGAAAGCTAAGGCTCTCCCTCTATGGTTGAATGTGTAGAATGAAGGTAGATTGCGTTGAGTCTcccattttatattattcagCTCGTTTGCTGCCGGGATCTCTCGGAGCTTTCCAGAAACATTTATGACTCCCCAAATAACTGCAAATAAGCTTACTACAGCTTGAATGATGATCTGTAACAGATGTTTACCATTATCATTACATTCAATTGCTCAGTATGTTCTGCAATCAGTTTTGAGGACAGCAAGGTCATTAGTTGAAGGTGTCatcattcatcatgatcaacccattgccggctcactaccgagcatgggtctcctctcagaatgagaatgatATGGCCATAGTCTGCTATTCCAATCTGCACATTGCCAGgtttcacatacctttgagtaCATTTTGGAGTACTCAGATATACAGGTTtgctcacaatgttttccttcacgggctaaagcaaaattatatttaatttcttaatagggacataactttgaaacttaGAGGTGCACCCAGGATCAAACCCCCAACCTCCTGCATATCCGGAGTCGGATGTCTTAACCAATAGGTGACTAAAGTAAAGTGAGTGAGTAAAATGGCTAAAAGTGCACTGCCACAACATGGCTAAAGGTGGTCCACAAACAGCCAGACCTGTGTTAAATTTTAGTGTATGATCTGTGCAATCCAcaatgttgcaacttcagattggagtACTTGTTTTGTACACACTATACAATGTTGTGTGGGCTATATAGCTGTGTAGAAACCAGCACTCGTATTGAACTGTCTATCAGGTAGAGGTTAAGGAtgtttctatttattattataatgatattgaaaacaaaaagaTCTAGACTCTTATACAATTGAGGTTTTTCAAATCATGATCTGACTTGCTCCAGAAACTGGCTTTATGGCTTCAGGGGGTGAAACATGTTAACAAAACTCTACTTACATCTAGAGGTAACGCTGTAAATTCTTGCGATGTTATTCGAAGGTATGAACGGTCTGGAACAGATTTCAAATTTTTGGTTTAACGACGTCGTTTAGTAGGTGGTTTAATTACATTggattattatttgtattctGTGTTTTGcactatttaattaaatttaattaaatacatacgTTGTGCAGCAGAAAATGCTGAGTGGAACAATGATATGAACCctacaattataataattctgTTAATTGAGGATGCCATTATTTTGTAAGTGTGTAGAAATTCTGTAAATttgaacagaattttataatttataaaaaatgaaaatacaatttaataaaataattcctttgccgtttttttatttttgacactGACGTTGACAGTCGAGACCACAAGATACAGACCAATACAgactataggtacatagtacagCTAATAAACTCAAGTCTACCATGTCTATGCTAATAATCATCACTTTACACAACTGCTAGTGCTGTACATTAGTTTGCACATACATATatgctacataatataatatagtcattccatgcatttcagtattttttagttttagttacatacttcaaaaggaaaaaaataacccttataggatcatttcgttgtgtGCCTGTCTGCCGCGTCTGTTTAGAAACTATTGTAGGGTAGCTACTTCCCATTTACGTAGAATCAttaaaatttgacaggtaggtaggtagatcttatagcactcGCAAGGGAAAAacgaaaaccgtgattttgtggttacgtcatcacaaaaaaattaaaataattactttactAGGTACTTTCAAATacccaagtggggtatcatattatgaaagggtttCTGTATCTGTGGATTCTCAACGGATCTCTGTTTATTTATACGCTTAATGTCGAAAATATACGATTATAGTACGGAGCCCTAGGTGTGCCACTCTGActtacttggccggtttatttgGTTTGGAAGCAGTTGGCAGCACTGACTGGTCATTTTAATGTCAAAATTCAAATGTCAATTCAAATGAATAAATGTATGTTTGGCTTGGAGGCGGTTGCTTGTCGATTTTAACTTTACTCTAACGAATTAGATTTGTgttttagtgaattaaaagttaataatttattgataactAAGATGCCAAGTCATAGGATGGAAGAGTTTGAAATCGACAGGAAGCCTACCAGGAAGCCTGCGAAACAGAAGTTCTACGACTTTCTTTATAATGATGAAACGGGAGCTATATTGGGAAGAACGCCCGAAAGTTGGGGTATGTATTCCTAATTCTTTCTTTCTTGTGGAATATTCTTAAAAACTCAACTATTTATCCGAATATCAATAATAACACCGACAGTGGAACTAAAGATAGAAGAAGGAAAGTTGTGTTTTGTAGAGGGCGTGGCTTTGTCCTAAACTTTTAAACAAGCTTAAACCTATTAGCTTTTACGAGATTAACCTTTATTAATTGGGAgaaataatccatatccatactaatattataaacacgaaagtgtgtcagtctgtttgCTACTTTTCGACCTATCtgataaaccgattttgacgcaaTTCGGAACAAACACGCTTGCGTCTTGGAGATggccatattattatattataattccaGGCTTTTAAAATAGGGTTCTGGAAGCATTTTTAGATTTGCCATTTGTACATGTTAACAATGGGTATAAAAAGGCACACCTAATAAGTGGTAGCTAGTATACAATTCGATGAATCacttaaatacaataaatattgctgtgataatttaaaaaatgttgttttttctAGTCAATGTTTAAACTGTGATAATTTTACTTGCACTGATCACTTATTTTTAATAGAcagttattatgataaaattgtaaatattttaagaagagCTGCTATCTTAAGTTTCGATTCGCACTCCGATGCTAATAGGAAACGGAAACATGTGGTGGGTTGGAACTACCACGTTAGTCAAAGTCACAAAATAGCTCGACTATATTACTCATGTTGGTTGGAAAATGGCAGGCCGACAACCGGTCCAGTCTACAATGATATGGTAACTAGTCGTAGGAAATTCAAGAGTAAACTTAAATGGTGTCAGAACAATGAAGACCAGATTAGAATGAACATTTTAGCTGCACATAGGAATGATAAAAACTTTCCAAAGTTCTGGCAAGCAACAAAGAGACTACAAAGTAAACCCCGGTTGCCACATAGTGTTGAAAATATAGTCGAACAGAGGGGAATTTCCGAATTATTTGCTAGTCATTTTAAGGTGCAACCACTTTATGTCGAAGGAGTGGAGCATAGCACGGATGACATTTCCCCGTCGGACCCGCTGACTGAGACCCTACAATTCTCACCTAAGGATATTGTTGACGTGATAAGAAAAATGACACGTGGGAAGTCTCCAGGTCACGATGGATTAAGTATTGAACATATGCTCTATGCTAGTGAGGATATTAGTCGAGTTCTGTGTACGCTGTTCAATTTATGTATCAAGTTTAATTACTTACCCAAGAATCTTATGAAGACCGTGGTGGTTCCAATCCCCAAAAACAAAACTGGAGATTTGTCGAAATTGAACAATTATAGGCCCATATCACTGGGTACTATAATtggtaaaatatttgaaagacTTTTACATCCGTTTCTTAAAAATGTTAGTATCAACGATGCGCAATTTGGTTTTCGTGCCGGTGTCTCAACTGATTCTGCTATTTTCAGTCTGAAAAACACTATCAAATACTATACTAACAGAGACACTAGTGTATATGCCTGTTTTTTGGACCTAAGCCGAGCTTTTGACCTAGTAAACTATAATTTGCTATGGTCGAAACTCAATAAGCATAAAGTACCATCTAATGTTATAAATCTTTTGAGATATTGGTACGAAAATCAAAGCAACAAGGTAAAATGGGGCGATACACTTTCTAACGATTATAGGTTAGAATGCGGCGTACGCCAGGGTGGATTGACATCGCCGGACCTTTTCAACATTTATGTGAACGATCTGATAGAGGAGCTGAGAAGCACCAAAATCGGTTGTCATGTCGGCGGAGTTTGTATTAACAATTTAAGTTACGCTGATGATATGGTGCTACTCAGTCCCTCTATCAAGGGGCTACGGAAGCTGTTAGATATTTGTGAAAAATACGCTTTAAGTCATGGACTTAAATATAACGTTTCCAAAACGGAGATGATGGTATTTAGGTGTGGAAAGGGTCCGGACATTGTCCCTCCAGTGTATATGAATGGTGTGGAAATTCGGAGGGTGGCGACATTCAAGTATCTCGGTCACATCCTGACGGAGAACCTCAGTGACAATAAAGATATCGAGCGTGAGAGGAGGGCGCTTGCCGTAAGATGCAACATGATCGCGCGTAGATTTTTCCGCTGCAATGAACAAGTAAAGAACACTCTTTTCAGAGCATTTTGTCAAAACCTTTACACTTGCCAGCTATGGTTTAACTACACAAGACGCTCGTATAGTGCCATCAGGGTGCAGTACAATGATGCCTACCGCATCCTGATGAAACTACCGCGATTTTGTAGTGCATCGAACATGTTCGCATCGGCAAGAATGCCAGACTTCTTCGCGATTATACGTTCCCGAATAGCTTCCTTTTTGGAGCGATTAAGTCACTCAAATAATGAGATTCTACGGACGATGTATGAGCACTTGGATGTCGCCATTTTCCGATATTGGTTGACGCAGCATCGCAGTGCGAATcgaaaataaagatataaatatAAGACGGTAAtacattattgtacctacttatttttgtctttattttatttagatctaagcttttatatattttatattcgacttttataactttgtaataatatgggtacatttttacctgaaataaagaattattattattattattattaaaacaaagttGTATGGAAGCAACCAGCTGAGTTTTCAGTTGCCCAGAGCTAGTGCAGCAAATTATTACACTGAtaattttgtaactttttatgattagAAAAGGGTTTGTTGCTGAGTTTCTTGTCTTGagactcttctcagtagaattttctttcTGGACCGGTGGTAGCAGGTGGTAAGAGACACTAGGTTGTCCTACATGtcctaaataaattaattttgaatttgaaatctGTATAGTAACAGTATGTGACCTCTAATCCATTAAGAGGAAGCCTCATCAGTAATTTTAATTCAAGCGTGTCAGTGTTAGATATAAAATTGCCTTCCGTAATCTGGAAACCACACAAGTTGTATAACAGCTTACCGTGGAATGTAGTTCGGCTTTAATTAAGCTGTGGGTGAAAGGTGTTAGTAAAACAATTATGTTAAACTGTGATAATGAATGTGACCTGCGTTGGTGTACTTATCTTAACCTGTACTTTATTTTGGAGATTCCTACCTGATTAGTAAATCCATATTTActaatattcatcatcatcatcctgcgGTACCTAGATGATGTCAGGGCCCACAGAGGGTGGTGCCCTTTGTGGGTATGTTGTGGGCTCTTGGACTCTCAGACCTGGGCATGttcggaacccttgtagctttagttttaagtttatataattaattatcaccattacataaTAATCTTACAAACTCCAcaatgacaatcaaaaagtgtaaaatgGTGCCCCATTTAAatgaatgatttgatttgatttagtcCTGCGATCTTCCACAGCCTCCTTCCAATTGCAATCTTATAGACACTCTCTTCAATTGCAATCTAAAAGATTGCAAAGAGTCTGTTCAAAAGTCTGCTCTAGTATGTTTATTTACCCAGACTCTTATAGATTTTCTTCTATGCTGTTTATTCTTTTCTTATACTCTTGTTTTTCTCTAGGTAAAATCCTGATATTCTACGCAATATTCTATGCGGTCCTGATCTCTCTATTCGCAATCTGCATGGCGACGTTCCTGCAGCACTTCATCAACCCGCGCGTGCCGCGGCTGCAGCAGGACGGCGGGCTGATCGGTGCCAGCCCGGGGCTCGGCTTCCGTCCCCTGCCGGCCGATGTGCGCAGCACGCTCATATGGTACAAGGGCACGGGCTACGACAGCTACAAGTACTGGGAGGACCAGCTCATAGAATTCCTCTCTGGTAATCTATGTATATATaacaaaaaggaaaagctgactgactgactgatcgatcaatgcacatctcaaactactggacacagctgaaatttggcatacagatagctattaacatccactaagaaaggattttcgaaaattcaatcccaaaaggggtaaaacaggggttcgaaatttgtgtagtccatgcagATGAATTCTCAGGAATAAACtactaaatacatataaatacatataatatatgtaaaaaCATATACAAATGATCTAATATGCAGCCTAAACCACtgggttagaaacttgaaattgtGACTTCGCTCAGTAGGTCGATTCTGGTAAAGctgtataaatcattatacAATCACAATAGTTGTGATTCTTGTTGCAATGCATATAAGACAAGAAGGAGCCAATTTAATAAGTTGTCTAAAAAGAATattgaaaatgtgaaaaaaaaaccatgaaaaaatatagaaaattaatatatccattatccatactaatattataaatgtgaaagtgtctctgtctgtctgtctgtctgctaccttttcacggcccaacaatgtaaccaattctgacaaaatttggtacagggttagcttatatcccgggacagacttaggctactttttatcccggaaaatcaaacagtttccactggatctttaaaaacctaaatccacgcagacgaagtcgcgggcatcctctagtcaaaatataaatatttactcaAAACTGCGTTTTCTTCTAGAGTACAAGAAGAAAGGTCAAACAGCTGGCGCAGGTCAGAATATTCACAACTGCAATTTTGGCAGCCTGCCACCGCCCGGCAAAATCTGTGATGTTGACATCCAAGGCTGGAAGCCCTGTATAGAGGAGGACCACTTCTCCTTCCACAAGTCCTCACCTTGCATCTTCCTCAAGCTGAACAGGTAGTAATACAAAACCCATGATCTCTTTTCAAATCTCCAGGTTTAACAACCCAGTTAAGCAACGTTttgtatgtcagtcagtcatttatAGTGCAGTTTTACATGTGTTAAAGTATAAAGCTGAAATGCCAGCGTATTGTGattggtctagactctagatagTCCTTAGGAATGCCTAGAGCGCTGAGTTTGTACATAGGGAGTAATTTtcagaactaatgatttgattCAGCTACATACATAGCTAcatatactttatttatttatttaaacatctttattgcttaactagatgatgcccgcagcttcacccatACATAGGTAgtaaaacacaactccatttttcaaagtcggttaaaaaagtagcctttgttactccttggttaatcctctacttgtctgtgaaagtcccgtcaaaataggttcagctattccgaagattagcccgtttaaacaaacagacacatcaattttatttattagaatagatactatgacaaagaataaatttcaggatagacttaaaaacaaatggcgaccttatcactacagtgatctcttccaggcaaagAACTTATAGAACTGTAAGATAGCGAATTGCAATGCAACTGTACAATACAATTCCTAAAATATGTACAGTTCCAGTGTATCACGcaggcaaagtcgcgggcaaaagctagtaacaCGCTAAACTTGCTAAAGGATGGCTGGATGATATCTGTTTTGAAACTGCAACTTTGATTCCAGGATCTATGGTTGGCGACCTCAGTTTTACGAGGGAGGTCTGCCACAGGACATGCCCAAGGACCTGCAGGCCCACATCCAGAACCTCAGAACAACCAATTCTTCATATGTAAGTGCCTGTTCAAAAACTTTTtgactgaattaaaaaaagaggtTATGCAATCGACCTGTACGTGtgtaatactagatgatgctcgcgacttcgtctgcgtgaatttagatt from Maniola jurtina chromosome 1, ilManJurt1.1, whole genome shotgun sequence carries:
- the LOC123864916 gene encoding probable H/ACA ribonucleoprotein complex subunit 1 gives rise to the protein MSFRGRGGGGGRGGFGGRGGGGGGRGFGGGRGRGGGGRGGGGGGFNRYQDQGPPESVIPLGHYGWTVQDDLVCKVDIEDVPYFNAPIFLENKEQIGKIDEIFGNLRDYYVSVKLGENIKAKSFKDGQQFFIDPAKLLPLKRFLPQPPGAKRGGGRGGGRGGRGGGGGFNRGGRGGGGFGRGGGGGGGFGRGGGGGGFGRGGGGGFGRGGGGGGFGRGGGGGFGRGGGGRGGGFRGGR
- the LOC123865008 gene encoding ER membrane protein complex subunit 5, which codes for MASSINRIIIIVGFISLFHSAFSAAQHRSYLRITSQEFTALPLDIIIQAVVSLFAVIWGVINVSGKLREIPAANELNNIKWETQRNLPSFYTFNHRGRALAFDFTPTPNKGELENLE
- the LOC123864808 gene encoding sodium/potassium-transporting ATPase subunit beta-2-like, which encodes MPSHRMEEFEIDRKPTRKPAKQKFYDFLYNDETGAILGRTPESWGKILIFYAIFYAVLISLFAICMATFLQHFINPRVPRLQQDGGLIGASPGLGFRPLPADVRSTLIWYKGTGYDSYKYWEDQLIEFLSEYKKKGQTAGAGQNIHNCNFGSLPPPGKICDVDIQGWKPCIEEDHFSFHKSSPCIFLKLNRIYGWRPQFYEGGLPQDMPKDLQAHIQNLRTTNSSYANMVWVSCQGETPADKENIGPIQYIPHQGFPGYYYPYNNAEGYLSPLVAVHLVRPRTGIIINIECRAWASNIAYSRKDRVGVVHFELMIE